GTCATCTTTATAGATTTCTCATATTCCATCCATTGAAAGAAATAATCAAATATAGCTATTGCAATTATAACAGCAGCAGCCTTAATTCCTATTTTAACCGCATTTTCCTTTATAAATATCAAAGCATCATATATGCTTAAATTTACTAAATTAGGTATATCCTGATAGTTTTTCAATAGTTCAGAATAAACGATATAAAGTATCGCAGTTAGCTTGACGAGCGCTTTTAACAATTCAACAAATGCTTTTTTTGAAAATATACGTTTAAACCCTTCAATGGGATTTAACCTATTTAAGTTAGGTGTAAGTGGTTTCGCTGTCAGTAAAAAACCTACCTGTGCATAGTTTAAAATCAACCCTGTTAAAAAAGCTGTGGCCATATAAGGTAATACGGCAACGCCCCAGGTTTTAAAGGAAACCAACATCACATCTCTAATGCCCGTAATAGTATATATATCATCGAGATCTTTGCCGATTTGGAATATTTCTCTTGAATATTCTTTCAATGTATCCGCTGTAATTGATATAAATAGGCTCAATATTGCAAAGAAAAATAACAATAAAAAAGCTGAATTTAAATCATTGCTTCTTATGACCTGTCCTTCGCTTCGTGCCTCTCTCCTTTTTTTAGGTGTTGCCTTTTCTGTTTTCTCCTCTTCAGCAAATAACTGCAAATCTATTCTGATATTAGAGTCTTTTTTCATCCCGGAATCATCCTCTTTATCACATTCCCTAAATCGTTAAGCATTTGCCCGAACACTCCATCCAAAAAATATACAAAAAATGGGATGAAAAGCAATATCACTATAAGGCCTAAAATTATCTTTGCTGGAATACCAAGTATAAAAACATTCATCTGAGGTATCGTTCTGGCGAATATGCCCATAGCAACATCAACTAATAAAGTTACAGCTACAACAGGTAAACTTATTTTTACACTTATTATCAAAACATGACTAAATATATCTATAATATCGTGTGCTGTATTGACGTCCAGCATAGCTTGGCCTAATGGTATATATTTATATGAATCAAACAAAGCTTTTATCAAGATATGATGACCATTCAACGCAAAAAACACCAACAAAGCTATTATATTGTATAAATTCCCCACAATAGGCACCTGTATATTGTTCTGAGGATCGATTACATTTACTATTCCAAAACCAATTTGAGTATCAATAATTTGACCTGCAATGAAAAAGGCTGAAAAAAACAATGCAGTCACATAACCAATTGTCAATCCTATAAGTAATTCTTTCGCCACCATCAATGCCCATATATAAATATTGCTGATGTCATGGACTGCCTTAACATCAATCGTATTCAGAACTATCAAAGAACAAAAAAAGGCTATTCCAATTTTAAAATATGTAGGTAATGACCGACCACCAAAAATAGGTGATAATATAAAAATACCCGACATCCTAACTAGCACTAACAGGAACCCACTCAAATTCAACGAATAACTGCTTAATAATGTATCCATATTCTCTCGACTACTTTATAAAATTATTTATATTCATAAATAAATCTGTAGTAAATTTGATTAACTTGCTCAACATCCAAGGCCCAAAAATTACCATTGCAGCCATCACAGCTAGTATCTTAGGTATAAAAACAAGAGTTTGTTCATGTATCTGAGTTACCGCCTGAAATATAGATACAATCAATCCTACTATGAGACCAAATCCTATCATCGGTGCAGAAATTATTATTATTGTATACAAGGCATTTTGCGTAATTCTTATTACTTCAGCTTGCGACAATAGTTTAACCCCCTTTTTATCTAAACCCGGTAACAATTGTTCTGGAAATTAAATGCCAACCGTCCACCATCACAAATAATAATATCTTGAAAGGCAATGATATCAGTACCGGCGGAAGCATCATCATACCCATGGACATTAATGTGCTGGCAACTACCATATCAATAATTATAAAAGGTATGAAAATTAAAAAACCTATCTGAAAAGCAGTCTTTAACTCGCTTATCATAAAAGCTGGAATCAATGTACTCATAGGCAAAGCATCGATACTCTCTATCTCGTCATTGTTAGATAGCTCTACAAATAATTGTAAATCTTTTTTTCTGGTTTGTTTAACCATAAACTCCCTTATAGGCTTTTGTGCATTTTCGATTGCTTGCTCTTGAGTTATGTCTTGATTCATATATGGCTGTATGGCATTTTCATTTATTTCGCTATATATAGGTGACATTATAAAAAAAGTTAAAAAAAGTGCTAATCCTATCAATACCTGATTGGGTGGCATCTGCTGTGTGCCTAGTGCGTTCCTTATAAATCCCAACACAATTATTATCCTTGTAAAAGACGTCATCATCATAAGGATTGAGGGTGCTAATGTTAGGATAGTTAATAGGAAGATAATTTGTAAACTCACACCTACATCTTCTGGCGTTTCGGCTGGTTCAACATTCACTCCTATTTTAGGGATAGGCAGAGGTTCAGCCCTTGCTGTAACATAATTTAAGCTGCATAATATCAAAACTGCAAATATTATAATTAAAAATCTATAACGCCTACTAGTATTCATGAATATCCTATCTCCTCAACTTTGATGCCTGATTTTATCCAGCCTTCTTTTTATATCTTGGATGCTAAAGTCATCCGTCAGATCTTCTTTTCTTTGTTTGTTTTTATGCATAAATATGTCCATGTATTTACTAAATGGTGTCTGCTGTTTAAAATTGTTTTGATCATCGCAAATTTTTTCTAACTCATCAGCACTGAAACTATGTATTATATTTATATTATTAGTTGTCACTCCTAACAAGAATATCTCTTTATTTATCTCAATAAGGAACAGCCATTTATCTTTCGATAATGGCATACGTTCAATAATATTTATATGCTTGCTTTTTGTTATGTTGGTTGATTTTGTAGCTATAAATTTTGTTGTATAATAAGCAGCAATTATGATAAGTATAAAGGCTAGACCCATACCTATCGTGGTAAAAACAAGCTTCAATGTAGAGTTTTCTCTTAAAAGAAGTAATACCATCATTGTTCCTTTCATCCGATTACTTTTTTTACAGCCTCAATTACTCTTTCGGCCTGAAATGGTTTTACTATAAAATCCTTTGCTCCTGCTTGTATAGACTCTATAACCATAGCTTGCTGACCCATAGCAGAACACATTATTATGCTGGCATTTTTATCATAATTCATAATATCTTTTACTGCCTGTATTCCATCAACTTCCGGCATGGTGATATCCATTATCACAAGATCAGGTTCAAGCTCTTTATACTTATCAAAAGCCTTGGCGCCGTTTTCTGCTTCTCCTACTACATCATATCCATTTTTTGCGAGAATATCTTTTAACATCATCCTCATAAAAGCTGCATCATCTACAATCAAAATGTTTTTAGCCATAAAAATTCCTCCTGTAAATCATAGTTTAATCCTGTTTTTCCTATTGATTATATCAATCAGTCTGACACCAAAATTCTCATCTATTACTACCACTTCGCCTTTTGCTACTATTTTACCGTTAATCAATACATCTACAGGCTCTCCTGCAAGTCTATCCAGCTCTACAACAGAACCAGGAGACATCTGTAGTATTTCCTTTATGGTCTTTTGTGTTTTACCTAATTGCACAGTAACATTCAGCGGGATATCATATAATAGTTCAATTTTATTCGTCTGGTTGACGGCGTTTTCATTATCAAATTCCTGTAATTCTACAGGACTTACGTTTACAACTTTTTTTGTTGCTTTATCAGTTCCATCATCTTTTTTGTCTTGCATATCAGGTTTTTCCGTTTCTTCTAGCTGATCTTGAACCTGCTCTTCTTTTTCTTCATCCTCTGCGATCAGCAGCCCTCGGCTCATCTCTCGACCAAAATCCAAATCTAACAACTGCATTATTTCACTATCTATCAGCGTATCTACTTTCATATTGAACGCAGTTTTTATTATTTTTTGATCATCAGTAAAATATTTTCTAAGGTCTGCATCGAATTTGAACTCAAAGGCATTGGGCGGCGAAATATTTATATCTTTTTTTAACATGGATGATAAAGACGTTGCAGCAGAACCTATCATCTGGTTCATAGCTTCTGCAATGGCACTTAAATGAAAATCATTTATTTCCTCATCTATATTGGTGCCATCCCCTCCCATCATAAGATCTGTAATAATCTTTACATCCTCCTCCTTTATTATCAAAAGGTTTATTCCTTCCAAACCTTTTGTATATTTTACTCTTACTGCAATAAAGGGTATAGGATATTCTTCAATAAGCTTCCTTAAAGATGTTATTTCGACTCTAGGGGTTGTTATGGTAACTTTTTTCCCAAGTAAAGTAGATAATGTTGTTGCAGAAGTTCCCATGCTTATATTGCCAATCTCTCCTAGAGCATCTATTTCTTCATTCGTTAGAAGAGGGGGTTCTTTTTCAGAATTGTTTCCGTTTAAAAGGGCGTCTATTTCTTCTTGTGTTAATAAGTCGCTCATGAAGTTTCATCCTCCTCGTATAAATTTTCGGCTATCTTGACTGCAGCATTATTATTTTTTTTGCCTATATAGCCTTTGAATTTATTTCTTTTTCCAACTTGTACAATTACAGGTTCTCTGACTCTCGAGTTCAGCTTGATTACATCTCCCTCTTCTAGTTCCATTAGCTCCTCCAAAGTAATTTCTGTTGAACCTAACAAAGCTCTTATTGTTGTCCTTACGTTTTTTAATTCTTTCTTTAACTCTTCACCATATTGTCCAACATCAGATGGCTTCTGTGAAGAAAACCAATATCTAGTACTTAGTTTTTCTTTGATGGGCTCAACAGTCACATGTGGAATACAAACATTTATTATTCCCTCTACATCAGCTATCTTAGAGTCCACCGTAATAAGTGCAATAGTTTCGTTAGGAGATATTATTTGTGCAAATTGTGAATTTGTCTCTATCTTTTCCAGCTTAGGATCTATCTCTACTACATTTTCCCAAGCCTCCTTTTTAAAATCAAGAATTTTTAAAATCAACTTACGTAAAATAGTTATTTCGATATCAGTAAAGCCTCTGATCTCATCCATCTCTTTTCCCGGACCACCTAAAACTCTGTCTATAATCATATAGGAAAGATTAGGAGGAATCTCAAATATCATTATTCCATTCAACATATCTATTATAGATAACACAACAGGGTCAGGCATAGAATTAATAAATTCATAATATGTCAGTTCCTCAACTGAAGCCACGTTCATCTCACAATATGTACGTAAATAACCTGACAAATAAGAGGACAAGAGCCTGGAAAGGTTTTCGTGTATTATTTGCAGAGTCCTCAACTGATCTTTTGCAAATTTGTTTGGTCTTCTAAAATCGTAAACTTTAACTTTTTTATTATTCTCATTTTGCTCTATGTCGGAAAGGTCAACTTGGCCGCTATCCAACAAATCGATTAATTCATCTATTTCATTTTGAGATAGTATATCAGACAAATTTCCCTCCCCCTTACTGCAGTACAAATTCACTAAAGTAAATATCTGTAATTTTATCAGTTTCAAAGACTTCTTTCAATCTAGACAATATCTCATTTTTCAGCGTTAATTGAATGTCACTCTTGTTAAAATCTTCCTCCTTCTTATTTCTCAAAATATAAATTATATTATCTTTTACTTTTGCGCTCTGATCATCAATTTCCCTAAGTAAATCATTATCGGTAACTTGTATACTTACCTTAACTTTTATGAATCTTTGACTATCAAGCAAGTTTGTAACAAAACTATCCGGAATATCGTAACAATAAGTTTCTACCTTCTCTTGCTTGTCCGCTTTTACATCTATAAAATTGATCAAAAACAATGATGCTATGATCAATATTCCTATAACCAATATACTCATAATAACATAAAACACCTTTTTAGCCATCTTTAGATCACCTTTATTCTGTTCTAACTATTACTATATCTACCCTTCTATTTTTTGCCCTTCCTTTTACAGTCTTGTTACTTGCAACCGGCCTATACTCTCCATATCCTGATGGAGAAAAAATATCTGGTCTTATACTGCTGTTTTCTACAAAATATCTCACAACCTTAACTGCTCTAGCAGTAGATAATTCCCAGTTAGACGGGAAAAACTTGGTATTTATAGGTAAATTGTCAGTATGACCCTCTACCCTTACTAAGTTTATATCACCTTGAAATTTATATATTCCGTCAGCTATATTATCCAATATTTCTTTTGCATCCTGCTTAAGGATTGCCTTTGCAGAATCAAATAAAACATTATCCTTAAACCTGATCAAAATTTCATTTTTCTGTTCCGACATAGATACTGTAACGTCTAGATCTTTAGTATCCATATATTTTTTTATGTCCTCATATAACTTATTGAACTTCACATCCTGCTCATCTGCTTCTTTAGCTATTTGATCATCTACTTGTCCTTGATTCACCATTTCTC
The nucleotide sequence above comes from Clostridia bacterium. Encoded proteins:
- the fliM gene encoding flagellar motor switch protein FliM is translated as MSDILSQNEIDELIDLLDSGQVDLSDIEQNENNKKVKVYDFRRPNKFAKDQLRTLQIIHENLSRLLSSYLSGYLRTYCEMNVASVEELTYYEFINSMPDPVVLSIIDMLNGIMIFEIPPNLSYMIIDRVLGGPGKEMDEIRGFTDIEITILRKLILKILDFKKEAWENVVEIDPKLEKIETNSQFAQIISPNETIALITVDSKIADVEGIINVCIPHVTVEPIKEKLSTRYWFSSQKPSDVGQYGEELKKELKNVRTTIRALLGSTEITLEELMELEEGDVIKLNSRVREPVIVQVGKRNKFKGYIGKKNNNAAVKIAENLYEEDETS
- the fliO gene encoding flagellar biosynthetic protein FliO gives rise to the protein MMVLLLLRENSTLKLVFTTIGMGLAFILIIIAAYYTTKFIATKSTNITKSKHINIIERMPLSKDKWLFLIEINKEIFLLGVTTNNINIIHSFSADELEKICDDQNNFKQQTPFSKYMDIFMHKNKQRKEDLTDDFSIQDIKRRLDKIRHQS
- the fliQ gene encoding flagellar biosynthesis protein FliQ, whose amino-acid sequence is MSQAEVIRITQNALYTIIIISAPMIGFGLIVGLIVSIFQAVTQIHEQTLVFIPKILAVMAAMVIFGPWMLSKLIKFTTDLFMNINNFIK
- the fliP gene encoding flagellar type III secretion system pore protein FliP (The bacterial flagellar biogenesis protein FliP forms a type III secretion system (T3SS)-type pore required for flagellar assembly.), which codes for MNTSRRYRFLIIIFAVLILCSLNYVTARAEPLPIPKIGVNVEPAETPEDVGVSLQIIFLLTILTLAPSILMMMTSFTRIIIVLGFIRNALGTQQMPPNQVLIGLALFLTFFIMSPIYSEINENAIQPYMNQDITQEQAIENAQKPIREFMVKQTRKKDLQLFVELSNNDEIESIDALPMSTLIPAFMISELKTAFQIGFLIFIPFIIIDMVVASTLMSMGMMMLPPVLISLPFKILLFVMVDGWHLISRTIVTGFR
- the flhB gene encoding flagellar biosynthesis protein FlhB, with translation MKKDSNIRIDLQLFAEEEKTEKATPKKRREARSEGQVIRSNDLNSAFLLLFFFAILSLFISITADTLKEYSREIFQIGKDLDDIYTITGIRDVMLVSFKTWGVAVLPYMATAFLTGLILNYAQVGFLLTAKPLTPNLNRLNPIEGFKRIFSKKAFVELLKALVKLTAILYIVYSELLKNYQDIPNLVNLSIYDALIFIKENAVKIGIKAAAVIIAIAIFDYFFQWMEYEKSIKMTKYEVKQELKQTEGDPYIKSKIRERQREIGLKRMMQEIPKADVIITNPTHYAVALKYDPESYTAPVVVAKGKDNIARKIKEVAKSNNVSIIENKMLARELYNTVEIGSEIPPELYKAVAEILAYIYGLKNGKL
- a CDS encoding OmpA family protein; this encodes MSRLNKRKKNNTQSWLVTYSDLVTLLLTFFVLLFSFSSIDAVKWKAIVQSLTGNIGVLEEGKTLDEGEMVNQGQVDDQIAKEADEQDVKFNKLYEDIKKYMDTKDLDVTVSMSEQKNEILIRFKDNVLFDSAKAILKQDAKEILDNIADGIYKFQGDINLVRVEGHTDNLPINTKFFPSNWELSTARAVKVVRYFVENSSIRPDIFSPSGYGEYRPVASNKTVKGRAKNRRVDIVIVRTE
- the fliY gene encoding flagellar motor switch phosphatase FliY, coding for MSDLLTQEEIDALLNGNNSEKEPPLLTNEEIDALGEIGNISMGTSATTLSTLLGKKVTITTPRVEITSLRKLIEEYPIPFIAVRVKYTKGLEGINLLIIKEEDVKIITDLMMGGDGTNIDEEINDFHLSAIAEAMNQMIGSAATSLSSMLKKDINISPPNAFEFKFDADLRKYFTDDQKIIKTAFNMKVDTLIDSEIMQLLDLDFGREMSRGLLIAEDEEKEEQVQDQLEETEKPDMQDKKDDGTDKATKKVVNVSPVELQEFDNENAVNQTNKIELLYDIPLNVTVQLGKTQKTIKEILQMSPGSVVELDRLAGEPVDVLINGKIVAKGEVVVIDENFGVRLIDIINRKNRIKL
- the fliR gene encoding flagellar biosynthetic protein FliR, yielding MDTLLSSYSLNLSGFLLVLVRMSGIFILSPIFGGRSLPTYFKIGIAFFCSLIVLNTIDVKAVHDISNIYIWALMVAKELLIGLTIGYVTALFFSAFFIAGQIIDTQIGFGIVNVIDPQNNIQVPIVGNLYNIIALLVFFALNGHHILIKALFDSYKYIPLGQAMLDVNTAHDIIDIFSHVLIISVKISLPVVAVTLLVDVAMGIFARTIPQMNVFILGIPAKIILGLIVILLFIPFFVYFLDGVFGQMLNDLGNVIKRMIPG
- a CDS encoding response regulator, coding for MAKNILIVDDAAFMRMMLKDILAKNGYDVVGEAENGAKAFDKYKELEPDLVIMDITMPEVDGIQAVKDIMNYDKNASIIMCSAMGQQAMVIESIQAGAKDFIVKPFQAERVIEAVKKVIG
- a CDS encoding flagellar basal body-associated FliL family protein; translation: MAKKVFYVIMSILVIGILIIASLFLINFIDVKADKQEKVETYCYDIPDSFVTNLLDSQRFIKVKVSIQVTDNDLLREIDDQSAKVKDNIIYILRNKKEEDFNKSDIQLTLKNEILSRLKEVFETDKITDIYFSEFVLQ